The following coding sequences lie in one Pseudomonas svalbardensis genomic window:
- a CDS encoding DinB family protein — protein MINVRTARMLADYKRWANQRLFDSLAALPPGEVNKERVSVFKNMIGTLNHIYVVDCIWQAHLEGRGHGFKTSHDLLHPDLAGLRLAQKVIDHWYCDWSERQTDASLDKPVEFSFVSGESGIMSAGAILMHVVNHASYHRGWVIQMYFEIPVMPPVTDLPVYLRETDPASFPSVSAPAAAPRYVGQFASATNVLPDRYR, from the coding sequence ATGATTAACGTACGCACTGCCCGCATGCTTGCCGATTACAAACGCTGGGCCAATCAACGCCTCTTTGACAGCCTGGCCGCACTGCCGCCGGGTGAGGTCAATAAAGAGCGCGTGTCGGTGTTCAAGAACATGATCGGCACCCTGAACCACATCTACGTAGTGGACTGCATCTGGCAGGCCCACCTCGAAGGCCGAGGGCACGGCTTTAAAACTTCACACGATCTGCTGCATCCCGACCTCGCTGGGTTGCGCCTGGCGCAAAAGGTCATCGATCACTGGTATTGCGACTGGAGCGAACGACAGACCGATGCCTCGCTGGATAAACCCGTCGAGTTCAGTTTTGTCTCGGGGGAAAGCGGCATCATGAGCGCCGGCGCGATACTGATGCATGTGGTCAATCACGCCAGTTATCACCGCGGCTGGGTGATCCAAATGTATTTCGAGATTCCGGTCATGCCGCCGGTCACTGACTTGCCGGTGTACCTGCGAGAGACCGACCCCGCATCTTTCCCATCGGTTAGTGCCCCGGCAGCGGCGCCGAGATATGTTGGGCAATTCGCGAGCGCAACCAACGTTCTGCCGGATCGTTATCGTTGA
- a CDS encoding NAD(P)/FAD-dependent oxidoreductase, translating into MSIDIECVLVGAGVVGLAVARALARSGREVILVEAGEGIGVGISSRNSEVIHAGIYYPSGSLKAQLCVEGKQRLYAFCDERGVDYQRLGKLIVATDDGQCAALQKLLAQGRSNGVDDLQWLEAEQARELEPAVSCVAALWSPSTGIVDSHALMLALQADAEASGTSLVFHTPLASARCTEQGFELQMGGAQPMTLSCRELINCAGLPAPEVASRIEGLPSQHVPEARLCKGSYFSFSGRAPFRHLVYPAPESAGLGVHMTLDLGGQARFGPDVEWVDHVDYRVDPRRADGFYQAIRRYWPALPDNSLQPAYSGIRPKITGPTELAADFVISGPAEHGVPGLVNLFGIESPGLTSCLALADRVTTILATPRPV; encoded by the coding sequence GTGAGCATCGATATCGAATGCGTGCTGGTCGGGGCCGGAGTGGTCGGGCTGGCGGTCGCCAGAGCCCTGGCCCGCAGCGGGCGGGAAGTGATCCTGGTCGAGGCGGGCGAGGGCATTGGCGTGGGCATCAGCTCGCGCAATTCGGAAGTGATCCACGCCGGCATTTACTACCCGAGCGGCAGCCTCAAGGCGCAATTGTGCGTGGAGGGCAAACAACGCCTTTACGCCTTTTGCGATGAGCGCGGCGTCGATTACCAGCGCCTGGGCAAGCTGATCGTGGCCACGGATGACGGTCAGTGCGCGGCCTTGCAGAAGTTGTTGGCGCAGGGTCGCAGCAACGGCGTCGATGACCTGCAATGGCTGGAGGCCGAACAGGCGCGGGAACTTGAACCGGCAGTGTCCTGCGTCGCTGCGCTCTGGTCGCCGTCCACCGGGATTGTCGATTCCCATGCCCTGATGCTGGCGCTTCAGGCGGATGCCGAGGCCAGCGGCACGTCGCTGGTTTTTCATACGCCACTGGCGTCGGCCCGTTGCACCGAGCAAGGTTTCGAACTGCAGATGGGCGGCGCCCAACCGATGACCTTGAGCTGCCGCGAGTTGATCAATTGCGCCGGACTGCCGGCACCTGAGGTGGCGAGCCGGATTGAAGGTCTGCCGTCGCAGCACGTTCCCGAGGCACGATTGTGCAAGGGCAGCTATTTCAGTTTCAGCGGCCGGGCGCCGTTCCGGCATCTGGTGTATCCGGCCCCGGAAAGTGCGGGACTGGGCGTGCACATGACGCTGGATCTGGGCGGCCAGGCGCGCTTCGGGCCGGACGTCGAATGGGTCGATCACGTCGATTATCGTGTGGATCCACGCCGAGCCGATGGGTTTTATCAGGCGATCCGGCGCTACTGGCCGGCGTTGCCCGATAACAGCCTGCAACCCGCCTACAGCGGCATCCGCCCGAAAATCACCGGACCGACCGAGCTGGCGGCCGACTTCGTCATTAGTGGCCCGGCCGAGCATGGTGTGCCGGGGCTGGTGAACCTGTTCGGAATCGAATCGCCGGGGTTGACCAGTTGCCTGGCGCTGGCTGATCGGGTGACGACGATATTAGCCACACCACGACCGGTGTAG
- a CDS encoding DUF6124 family protein has protein sequence MFKVTPNPPNTGPVPYDAFIDLDPKKMKEAADRALSFYLNPGASKTQIPPRKPSTIFTIDAAVDDETLLVEACESLASASALVNDLADVTDGPRRQTVLVLQRVIMLGELAVNRVLDNHKPG, from the coding sequence ATGTTCAAAGTTACGCCCAACCCCCCGAATACCGGTCCAGTACCCTACGACGCCTTTATTGATCTTGACCCCAAGAAAATGAAAGAGGCGGCCGACCGCGCACTCAGCTTTTACCTCAACCCCGGGGCGTCGAAAACGCAGATACCGCCCCGCAAACCCAGCACCATTTTCACCATCGACGCAGCGGTGGATGACGAAACGTTGCTCGTCGAGGCCTGTGAATCGTTGGCATCAGCCAGCGCCCTGGTCAACGATCTCGCCGACGTAACGGACGGCCCGCGACGGCAAACGGTGCTGGTGCTGCAACGGGTGATCATGTTGGGTGAGTTAGCGGTCAATCGGGTTTTGGATAACCACAAGCCTGGGTAG
- the mgtA gene encoding magnesium-translocating P-type ATPase codes for MTLVKTAKKTAQGASNDNAKLSMRAAREAQNGLAVTLTNLNATTDGLTEFEAQGRLARNGHNEVAHDKPPHALIQLLKALNNPFIYVLLTLAGISFFTDYWLPIRNGEADDADLTKVIIIMTMVSLSSLLRFWQEYRSAKSAEALKAMVRTTATVLRREHKDGKSVLREVPMRDLVAGDIVQLSAGDMIPADIRLIESRDLFISQAVLTGEALPVEKYDTLGNVAQKSATSTAPDQSNLLDLPNICFMGTNVVSGTAKAVVVATGARTYFGSLAKAIVGSRVQTAFDRGVNSVSWLLIRFMLVMVPIVFLLNGFSKGDWGDAFLFALAVAVGLTPEMLPMIVSANLAKGAMAMAKQKVVVKRLNAIQNFGSMDVLCTDKTGTLTQDKIILEHHVDSHGRRDDSILELAWLNSHHQSGLKNLMDQAVVQFANVNPTFRVPFAYSKVDELPFDFVRRRLSIIVKDSRDDHLLVCKGAVEEMLSIACHINESGQVVALDAQRRKDLLALANEYNEDGFRVLLVATREIPKTQSKNQYKTADERDLVIRGFLTFLDPPKETAGPAIAALRDMGVTVKVLTGDNAVVTCKICREVGLDPGTPLLGQDIEHMDDTTLKLRVEERTVFAKLTPLQKSRVLKALQGNGHTVGFLGDGINDAPALRDADVGISVDSGTDIAKESADIILLEKSLMVLEEGVLKGRETFGNIMKYLNMTASSNFGNVFSVLVASAFIPFLPMLSIHLLLQNLMYDISQLALPWDKMDKEFLRKPRKWDAKNIGRFMLWIGPTSSIFDITTFALMWYVFAANSVEMQSLFQSGWFIEGLLSQTLVVHMLRTQKIPFFQSTAALPVILATGVVICLGIYIPFSPLGALVGLVPLPWEYFPWLVGTLLSYCVVAQTMKTIYIRRFKQWY; via the coding sequence ATGACCCTTGTAAAAACCGCAAAGAAAACCGCCCAAGGCGCCAGCAACGACAATGCCAAACTGTCGATGCGCGCCGCCCGGGAAGCGCAGAACGGCCTGGCCGTCACGCTGACCAACCTCAACGCCACCACTGATGGCCTGACCGAATTCGAAGCCCAGGGCCGCCTCGCACGCAACGGTCACAACGAAGTGGCCCACGACAAGCCGCCTCACGCCCTCATCCAACTGCTCAAAGCCCTGAACAATCCCTTCATCTATGTGCTGCTGACCCTGGCCGGCATCAGTTTCTTCACTGACTACTGGCTGCCGATCAGGAACGGTGAAGCGGATGACGCCGACCTGACCAAGGTCATCATTATCATGACCATGGTCAGCCTCAGCAGCCTGCTGCGGTTCTGGCAGGAATACCGTTCGGCCAAGTCCGCCGAAGCCCTCAAGGCGATGGTGCGCACCACCGCTACCGTGCTGCGCCGCGAGCACAAGGACGGCAAATCGGTGCTGCGTGAAGTGCCGATGCGCGATCTGGTGGCTGGCGATATCGTTCAGTTGAGCGCTGGCGACATGATCCCGGCCGACATCCGCCTGATCGAATCCCGCGACCTGTTTATCAGCCAGGCTGTGCTGACCGGTGAAGCCTTGCCGGTCGAGAAGTACGACACCCTGGGCAATGTGGCGCAAAAGTCCGCCACCAGCACCGCGCCAGATCAGTCGAACCTGCTGGACCTGCCGAACATCTGTTTCATGGGCACCAACGTGGTCAGCGGCACGGCCAAGGCTGTGGTGGTGGCTACCGGGGCTCGGACTTACTTCGGCTCACTGGCCAAAGCCATCGTCGGCTCGCGGGTGCAAACCGCGTTCGACCGTGGGGTGAACAGCGTCAGTTGGTTGCTGATCCGCTTCATGCTGGTGATGGTACCGATTGTGTTCCTGCTCAACGGCTTCTCCAAGGGTGACTGGGGCGATGCGTTCCTGTTTGCCTTGGCCGTTGCCGTTGGCCTGACCCCGGAAATGCTGCCGATGATCGTCAGTGCCAACCTGGCCAAAGGCGCCATGGCTATGGCCAAGCAAAAAGTGGTGGTCAAGCGCCTCAATGCGATCCAGAACTTCGGTTCGATGGACGTGCTGTGCACCGACAAGACCGGCACCCTGACCCAGGACAAGATCATCCTCGAACACCACGTCGACAGCCACGGCCGGCGCGACGATTCGATCCTCGAACTGGCGTGGCTCAACAGCCATCACCAGAGTGGTCTGAAGAATCTGATGGACCAAGCCGTGGTGCAATTCGCCAACGTTAATCCAACGTTCCGTGTGCCGTTCGCCTACAGCAAAGTCGACGAATTGCCGTTCGACTTCGTCCGTCGGCGCCTGTCGATCATCGTCAAGGACAGCCGCGACGATCACCTGTTGGTGTGCAAGGGCGCGGTCGAGGAAATGCTCAGCATCGCCTGCCACATCAATGAAAGCGGCCAGGTGGTCGCGCTGGATGCACAGCGACGCAAAGACTTGCTGGCCCTGGCCAACGAGTACAACGAGGACGGTTTCAGGGTACTGCTGGTTGCCACCCGCGAAATCCCGAAAACCCAAAGCAAAAACCAGTACAAAACCGCCGATGAGCGCGACCTGGTGATTCGCGGCTTCCTGACCTTCCTCGATCCGCCAAAGGAAACTGCCGGCCCGGCCATTGCCGCACTGCGCGACATGGGCGTGACGGTCAAGGTGCTGACCGGCGACAACGCCGTGGTCACCTGCAAGATCTGCCGTGAAGTCGGCCTCGATCCAGGCACGCCGCTGCTCGGCCAAGACATCGAGCACATGGACGACACCACCCTCAAGCTGCGGGTCGAAGAACGCACGGTGTTCGCCAAGCTGACACCACTCCAAAAATCCCGGGTGCTCAAGGCGCTGCAAGGCAACGGTCACACCGTGGGTTTCCTCGGCGACGGCATCAACGACGCCCCGGCGCTACGCGATGCCGACGTCGGGATCTCGGTGGACAGCGGCACGGACATCGCCAAGGAGTCGGCGGACATCATCCTCCTGGAAAAGAGCCTGATGGTGCTCGAAGAAGGCGTGCTCAAGGGTCGCGAAACCTTCGGCAATATCATGAAGTACCTGAACATGACCGCCAGCTCCAATTTCGGCAACGTGTTCTCAGTGCTGGTGGCCAGTGCGTTCATTCCATTTTTGCCGATGCTGTCGATCCACCTGCTGCTGCAAAACCTCATGTACGACATCTCTCAGCTGGCGTTGCCGTGGGACAAGATGGACAAGGAGTTCCTGCGCAAACCGCGCAAGTGGGATGCGAAGAACATCGGTCGCTTCATGCTGTGGATCGGGCCGACCTCGTCGATCTTCGACATCACCACGTTTGCCCTGATGTGGTACGTGTTCGCCGCCAACAGCGTGGAAATGCAGAGCCTGTTTCAGTCTGGCTGGTTCATCGAAGGATTGCTGTCGCAGACGTTGGTGGTGCACATGCTGCGCACCCAGAAGATTCCGTTCTTCCAGAGCACGGCTGCATTGCCGGTGATTCTCGCGACCGGCGTAGTGATCTGCCTGGGCATCTACATCCCCTTCTCGCCGCTGGGCGCGCTGGTCGGCCTGGTGCCGTTGCCATGGGAATACTTCCCTTGGCTGGTGGGTACTTTGCTCAGCTACTGCGTGGTGGCGCAGACCATGAAGACGATCTACATCCGCCGGTTCAAGCAGTGGTACTGA
- a CDS encoding Na/Pi cotransporter family protein yields the protein MSGTTLLINLAGAIALLLWGTHMISSALLRGFGTPLRHWMGRHLNNRWLALLAGIGITGVLQSSTAVSLMATSFTAAGTLGLAPALAVMLGANIGSTLVVQLLSADISILTPIVLLTGLTVFRLRDDSRFESVGCALIGLGLMLMALHMLGSTLADVEGTPVFQLIMQSLDGDLLIALLVALILTWLCHSSVAVVLLIVSLAATGMLSATTIVALVLGVNIGGALPSVINAGSNIGRRLPLGNLLVRALGAAVVLPLAGWLASLNLDPAALVVYLHTGFNLLLALVFIGFTEPMARLLNRLLPEPARDVDPGMPRYLDEAGLEVANIGLSNASREALRIADMLSAMLERTLQLFHTSAPACADEVRRIDQSTDLLSAAIRAYLADIGQEGISDSDADRAQEILTFVINLEHAADILSASLTELAVRRLRRGEHFSVFELRNIAPLHEALLESLSLAITVFLREDIATAHQLISRKESVRRLEADASRQHFRKLQEDKNTWAESGDIFQRVLRDYRRVHHHIAALAYPLLERAGEPLGDDQAKEASPCAS from the coding sequence ATGTCGGGAACGACTCTACTGATCAACCTCGCGGGCGCCATTGCACTGTTGCTGTGGGGCACGCACATGATTTCTTCGGCGCTGTTGCGCGGCTTCGGCACGCCACTGCGCCACTGGATGGGTCGGCATCTGAACAACCGCTGGCTGGCCCTGCTCGCGGGCATCGGCATCACCGGCGTCTTGCAAAGCAGCACCGCCGTCAGCCTGATGGCCACCTCGTTCACTGCCGCCGGCACCCTGGGCCTGGCCCCGGCGCTGGCGGTGATGCTCGGCGCCAACATCGGATCGACCCTGGTGGTGCAGCTGCTCAGCGCTGACATTTCGATCCTTACACCCATCGTTTTACTGACCGGCCTGACCGTCTTCCGGCTGCGGGATGACTCGCGTTTCGAGAGCGTCGGCTGTGCATTGATCGGCCTGGGGCTGATGCTGATGGCCCTGCATATGCTCGGCTCGACACTGGCCGACGTGGAAGGCACGCCCGTGTTCCAGCTGATCATGCAAAGCCTCGACGGCGACCTGCTGATTGCGCTGCTGGTAGCGCTGATCCTTACCTGGCTCTGCCATTCGAGCGTGGCCGTGGTGCTGTTGATCGTGTCCCTGGCCGCCACCGGAATGCTCTCGGCAACGACCATCGTCGCGCTGGTGCTCGGGGTGAACATTGGCGGTGCGTTACCGTCGGTGATCAATGCCGGCTCGAACATCGGCCGACGCCTGCCCCTCGGCAATCTGCTGGTGCGGGCCTTGGGCGCGGCAGTGGTGTTGCCCCTGGCCGGGTGGCTGGCATCGCTGAATCTCGATCCGGCGGCGCTGGTGGTTTACCTGCACACCGGCTTCAACCTTTTGCTGGCGCTGGTGTTCATCGGTTTCACCGAGCCCATGGCCAGACTGCTGAATCGCCTGTTGCCGGAGCCGGCGCGGGATGTCGATCCGGGCATGCCGCGCTACCTCGACGAAGCCGGGCTGGAGGTGGCCAACATCGGCCTGTCCAACGCCTCCCGCGAAGCCCTGCGCATCGCCGACATGCTCTCGGCCATGCTTGAGCGCACGCTGCAGCTGTTCCATACCTCGGCGCCGGCCTGTGCCGATGAGGTGCGGCGCATCGATCAATCCACGGACCTGTTGAGCGCGGCGATTCGCGCCTATCTGGCGGACATTGGCCAGGAAGGCATCAGCGACAGCGATGCCGATCGCGCCCAGGAAATCCTCACGTTTGTGATCAACCTCGAACACGCCGCGGACATTCTTTCCGCCAGCCTCACGGAGTTGGCCGTGCGCCGCTTGCGCCGCGGTGAACACTTTTCGGTGTTCGAGTTGCGCAACATTGCGCCGTTGCACGAGGCGCTGTTGGAAAGCCTGAGCCTGGCAATCACCGTGTTCCTGCGCGAAGACATTGCCACCGCGCACCAGTTGATCAGTCGCAAGGAGAGCGTCCGGCGACTCGAAGCCGACGCCAGCCGTCAGCACTTTCGCAAACTGCAGGAGGACAAAAACACCTGGGCTGAATCCGGCGACATCTTTCAGCGCGTGCTGCGTGACTATCGTCGGGTACACCACCACATCGCCGCCCTCGCCTATCCGCTGCTGGAACGGGCGGGTGAGCCGTTGGGCGATGATCAGGCCAAGGAGGCCTCGCCATGCGCGTCCTGA
- a CDS encoding SLOG family protein, producing MRVLICAGRHYADSRQCRRVLDAFQRLHPVQVLIHGGNQYLGADIEEWAREHGADIVRYPPNWQRHGKLAERLRNHFMLHDSRPDVVIALPGGEDTEELVAQARGKGLQTLSVADWG from the coding sequence ATGCGCGTCCTGATTTGTGCCGGCCGCCATTACGCCGACAGCCGCCAATGCCGCCGCGTGCTCGACGCCTTCCAGCGCCTGCACCCGGTGCAGGTGCTGATCCATGGCGGCAATCAATACCTGGGCGCCGACATCGAGGAATGGGCCCGTGAACACGGCGCCGACATCGTGCGCTACCCACCCAACTGGCAACGCCACGGCAAACTGGCCGAACGCCTGCGCAACCACTTCATGCTGCACGACAGCCGCCCCGACGTGGTCATCGCCCTGCCCGGCGGTGAAGACACTGAAGAACTGGTCGCACAGGCTCGGGGGAAGGGTTTGCAAACGTTATCGGTAGCGGATTGGGGCTAA
- a CDS encoding DUF2388 domain-containing protein, with product MRRLIIISSLVLCLPVGSAMADVDAKDVATSAGVSASLYSTFKDDKRVIPARDDATSFVASGGAIRGAYLESYLKQVRLENPGLNASDEDLARAILVQEGVAAGQ from the coding sequence ATGCGCCGTCTGATTATCATCTCTTCACTAGTGCTTTGTTTGCCCGTTGGTTCAGCCATGGCCGATGTAGATGCAAAAGATGTCGCCACCTCGGCTGGGGTCTCCGCATCGCTGTACTCGACCTTCAAGGATGACAAACGGGTGATTCCGGCCCGAGATGACGCCACCAGCTTCGTCGCCAGTGGCGGGGCGATTCGTGGTGCTTATCTGGAGTCGTACTTAAAGCAGGTTCGTCTGGAAAATCCCGGCCTCAACGCCAGCGACGAAGACCTGGCCAGAGCGATCCTCGTCCAGGAAGGCGTAGCTGCAGGTCAATAA
- a CDS encoding pyridoxal-phosphate dependent enzyme — protein sequence MLHIRTPLILHPDLSTPSRRIWLKLENLQPSGSFKLRGIGLLCSQAAEQGKRKVICPSGGNAGFATAVAAARLGLKACIVVPHTTPETTRARIRKTGAEVIVHGKVWDEANLRAKELAQGVDTEYVPAFDHPVLWEGHSTMVDEILEDCPQVDAFVMSVGGGGLLAGILTGLIRHKRMDCRIIACETQGSASFAAAVSAGYPVIFSRIDTVARSLGATLVAAWPVQHILDFPHECVVLSDDEAIMGVVRYANDLRQLVEPACGVSLAIGYLNHPAIAGAHDVVIVVCGGVSISAQLVAGWARLSTGAEAR from the coding sequence ATGCTTCACATCAGAACGCCCTTGATTCTGCATCCAGACCTGTCGACTCCATCCCGACGAATCTGGCTCAAGCTGGAAAACCTGCAACCCAGCGGCTCATTCAAACTTCGTGGCATAGGGCTCTTGTGCAGCCAGGCAGCGGAGCAAGGGAAACGCAAAGTGATCTGTCCTTCCGGCGGAAACGCGGGGTTCGCCACTGCCGTGGCTGCCGCCAGACTGGGGTTGAAAGCCTGCATTGTGGTGCCACACACCACGCCGGAAACCACCCGCGCACGGATCAGGAAAACCGGTGCCGAGGTGATCGTCCATGGCAAGGTCTGGGACGAAGCCAATCTACGGGCCAAGGAACTCGCGCAGGGCGTGGACACCGAATACGTGCCAGCCTTCGATCACCCGGTGCTGTGGGAAGGGCACAGCACGATGGTCGATGAAATCCTCGAGGATTGCCCTCAGGTCGATGCATTTGTGATGTCGGTAGGGGGCGGAGGTTTGCTGGCGGGAATTCTCACAGGATTGATCCGCCACAAGCGCATGGACTGCCGGATCATCGCGTGTGAAACCCAGGGTTCTGCGTCTTTTGCCGCCGCTGTCAGTGCGGGATATCCGGTCATATTTTCCCGGATCGATACGGTCGCCCGGTCGCTCGGCGCTACGTTGGTGGCCGCCTGGCCGGTGCAGCACATCCTCGATTTCCCCCACGAGTGCGTGGTGCTCAGCGATGACGAGGCGATCATGGGCGTGGTGCGTTACGCCAACGACCTGCGTCAGTTGGTCGAGCCGGCGTGCGGCGTTTCGTTGGCGATTGGCTACCTGAACCATCCGGCGATTGCCGGCGCCCATGATGTGGTGATTGTGGTGTGCGGTGGCGTGAGCATCAGCGCGCAACTGGTGGCGGGTTGGGCGCGATTATCCACGGGTGCTGAAGCAAGGTAG
- a CDS encoding SDR family NAD(P)-dependent oxidoreductase, producing MALSSKGTALITGASSGIGAVYADRLARQGYDLILVARSQAKLNALANHLSNETGRAVEVVAADLKDKADLRRVEEILRSDASITLLVNNAGVGAVMPLLGSPVDDMEDMITLNVTALMRLAYAVVPGFVARGTGTVINISSIVAIAPEILNGVYGGTKAFVLGLSQSMHRELADKGIRIQAVLPGATATDFWSEAGNPVENLPQEIVMSAQDMVDAALSGLAQGEVVTIPGLHQGDQWDAYEARRQTLSGLFGNSTAAPRYR from the coding sequence ATGGCTCTCTCATCCAAAGGTACCGCTCTGATCACTGGCGCTTCTTCGGGCATCGGCGCGGTGTATGCCGACCGTCTCGCCCGGCAAGGTTACGACCTGATTCTGGTCGCCCGCAGCCAGGCGAAACTGAACGCCCTGGCCAACCACCTGAGTAACGAAACCGGTCGCGCCGTGGAAGTGGTCGCCGCTGATCTGAAAGACAAGGCCGACTTGCGGCGGGTCGAAGAAATTCTACGCTCCGACGCCAGTATCACCCTATTGGTCAACAACGCCGGGGTCGGCGCTGTCATGCCGCTGCTCGGCAGCCCCGTGGATGACATGGAAGACATGATCACCCTCAACGTGACCGCGTTGATGCGCCTGGCTTACGCGGTGGTGCCAGGCTTCGTTGCCCGTGGCACCGGAACTGTGATCAATATCTCCTCGATCGTTGCCATCGCCCCGGAAATTCTCAACGGCGTGTATGGCGGGACCAAGGCGTTTGTCCTCGGCCTGAGCCAATCGATGCACCGCGAACTGGCGGACAAAGGCATTCGGATCCAGGCCGTATTGCCCGGCGCTACCGCCACCGACTTCTGGAGCGAGGCCGGCAACCCGGTGGAAAACCTGCCACAAGAGATCGTGATGTCTGCCCAGGACATGGTCGATGCAGCGCTGTCGGGCCTGGCGCAAGGCGAAGTGGTGACCATTCCGGGCCTGCACCAAGGCGATCAGTGGGACGCCTACGAAGCCCGGCGTCAGACGCTTTCAGGTTTGTTTGGCAACTCCACGGCAGCACCGCGTTATCGCTGA